A single Tenacibaculum sp. Bg11-29 DNA region contains:
- the nadA gene encoding quinolinate synthase NadA — protein METLVAAKKNLDKRGFLDIDTPNINYVEEILKLKKEKNAVILAHYYQIDEIQEIADFVGDSLALAQKAAETKADMIVFAGVHFMAETAKILNPNKKVLLPDLLAGCSLADSCPPEKFADFKKKHPNHKVVTYINCSADIKALSDIVCTSSNARKIIDSFPEDQPLIFAPDRNLGDYLNKETGRDMLLWDGACMVHEAFSMEKLIDLYKDHPDAELIAHPESEAHMLKVAKYIGSTSGLLNHVRNSKKEKFIVATEAGILFQMMQENPDKIIIPAPAKDDNTCACSECAYMKLNTMKKLYLCLKHELPNIEVDKELAKKAILPIERMLALS, from the coding sequence ATGGAAACTTTAGTTGCTGCAAAAAAAAATCTTGATAAAAGAGGTTTTTTAGATATCGATACACCAAACATTAATTATGTTGAGGAGATTTTAAAATTGAAAAAAGAAAAGAATGCAGTTATACTTGCACATTACTACCAAATAGATGAAATTCAAGAAATTGCAGATTTCGTAGGCGATAGTTTAGCTTTGGCTCAAAAAGCTGCTGAAACAAAAGCTGATATGATTGTTTTTGCTGGAGTTCATTTTATGGCAGAAACTGCAAAAATATTAAACCCAAATAAAAAAGTATTATTACCCGACCTCTTAGCAGGTTGCTCTTTGGCAGATTCATGTCCGCCAGAAAAATTCGCTGATTTCAAAAAGAAACACCCAAATCATAAGGTAGTTACATACATTAACTGTTCTGCAGACATCAAAGCATTGAGTGATATTGTTTGTACTTCATCTAATGCTAGAAAAATAATAGATTCTTTTCCTGAAGATCAGCCGTTAATTTTTGCTCCTGATAGAAATTTAGGAGATTATTTAAATAAGGAAACAGGTAGAGATATGCTTCTTTGGGATGGAGCCTGTATGGTTCATGAAGCTTTTTCTATGGAGAAATTGATTGACCTTTACAAAGATCATCCAGATGCAGAATTAATTGCACATCCAGAGTCGGAAGCTCACATGCTTAAAGTTGCCAAATATATTGGATCTACTTCTGGCTTGTTAAATCATGTTAGAAATAGCAAAAAAGAAAAATTTATTGTTGCTACTGAAGCTGGTATTCTCTTTCAAATGATGCAAGAAAATCCAGATAAAATAATTATCCCTGCTCCAGCAAAAGATGATAATACATGTGCTTGTAGTGAGTGTGCTTATATGAAATTGAATACAATGAAAAAACTGTATTTATGTTTAAAACACGAATTACCGAACATTGAAGTTGATAAAGAATTAGCTAAAAAAGCAATTTTACCAATTGAAAGAATGCTAGCGCTTTCTTAA
- the nadB gene encoding L-aspartate oxidase, translating into MLSDKKVITTDFLVIGSGISGLTFALKTATKFKDAKITIVTKDEQSESNTKYAQGGIATVYDKTVDSFEQHINDTLIAGDGLCDKEVVKMVIEDAPGRLQELIDWGTKFDRNENKEYDLGREGGHSQNRVLHHTDITGAEIERALLAQVNALPNIDFLTHHYAIDLITEHQVKNKKTKRNGKISCFGAYVLNIKESKVKTFVSKFTILASGGNGQVYETTTNPTVATGDGIGIAYRAKAEISDMEFIQFHPTALYNPGEYPAFLISEAVRGFGAKLRDFNGNYFMHKYDEREELASRDIVARAIDNELKKSGSPHVYLDCTNLDIEKFKEHFPNITDKCASLNINVEKDFIPVVPASHYICGGVNVNKKAKTSIKKLYAIGEVTKTGLHGGNRLASNSLLEGIVYAHKAFLNISKKYNSTKTPKNIPEWNDNGVIKNMEKILITHDRNEVKTIMTNYVGIVRSNERLERAEKRLRALYEDNKRLYDYSELSVDLCELRNLITTAYLITQFSKKRTKNCGGFYSLDCS; encoded by the coding sequence ATGCTGTCAGATAAAAAAGTAATTACAACTGATTTCCTCGTTATTGGTTCTGGAATATCAGGATTAACCTTTGCTCTAAAAACGGCTACGAAGTTTAAAGATGCAAAAATTACCATTGTTACAAAAGATGAACAGAGCGAATCTAACACTAAATATGCACAAGGTGGAATTGCAACTGTTTATGACAAAACGGTAGATAGTTTTGAGCAACATATAAATGATACTCTAATTGCTGGAGATGGTTTATGTGACAAGGAGGTTGTAAAAATGGTTATTGAAGATGCTCCTGGTAGGTTACAGGAATTAATTGATTGGGGTACAAAATTTGACAGAAACGAAAACAAAGAGTATGATTTAGGTCGTGAAGGAGGTCATTCACAAAATAGAGTTTTACATCATACAGATATTACTGGTGCAGAAATAGAAAGAGCGCTATTAGCACAGGTTAATGCTTTACCAAATATAGATTTTTTAACACATCATTACGCAATTGACTTAATTACTGAGCATCAAGTAAAAAATAAAAAAACAAAACGAAATGGAAAAATCTCATGTTTTGGCGCTTATGTTTTAAATATTAAAGAATCTAAAGTTAAAACCTTTGTAAGTAAATTTACGATTTTAGCCTCTGGAGGTAATGGTCAAGTTTACGAAACAACGACAAACCCAACTGTTGCCACTGGTGATGGTATTGGTATTGCCTATAGAGCAAAAGCTGAAATTTCGGATATGGAATTTATTCAGTTTCACCCAACAGCTTTATACAACCCCGGTGAATATCCAGCCTTTTTAATCTCTGAAGCTGTTAGAGGTTTTGGTGCTAAGCTAAGAGATTTCAATGGAAATTATTTTATGCATAAATATGATGAACGAGAAGAACTAGCTTCTAGAGATATTGTTGCCAGAGCCATAGATAACGAATTAAAAAAGAGCGGTAGTCCCCATGTATATTTAGATTGCACTAATCTTGACATAGAGAAATTTAAAGAACACTTCCCTAATATTACAGATAAGTGTGCTTCTTTAAATATAAATGTTGAAAAAGACTTTATTCCTGTTGTTCCTGCTTCTCATTATATTTGTGGTGGTGTTAATGTTAATAAAAAAGCCAAGACATCTATAAAGAAGCTATATGCTATTGGTGAGGTTACAAAAACAGGTTTGCATGGTGGAAATAGATTAGCATCTAATTCTTTACTAGAAGGTATTGTATACGCTCATAAGGCTTTTTTAAACATCTCTAAAAAATATAACAGTACCAAGACACCTAAAAACATACCTGAATGGAATGATAATGGCGTAATTAAAAACATGGAAAAAATTTTAATTACACATGATAGAAACGAAGTAAAAACAATAATGACTAATTATGTTGGTATTGTTCGTTCTAACGAACGTTTAGAACGTGCTGAAAAAAGGTTACGTGCTCTCTATGAAGATAATAAACGTTTGTACGATTATTCTGAACTTTCTGTTGATTTATGTGAATTAAGAAATCTAATTACTACCGCTTATTTAATTACCCAATTTTCTAAAAAAAGAACAAAAAATTGTGGTGGTTTTTATAGTTTAGATTGTAGTTAA
- the trxA gene encoding thioredoxin, giving the protein MSNFSKIINQDKPVLVDFFAEWCGPCKMMNPILKEVKESLEDKVSIIKIDVDKNQSLAAKYQVRGVPTLVLYKSGKQVWRQSGVVQKKELVSIINSFS; this is encoded by the coding sequence ATGAGCAATTTTTCAAAAATAATTAATCAAGATAAACCAGTTTTAGTAGATTTTTTTGCAGAATGGTGTGGGCCATGTAAAATGATGAATCCAATTTTAAAAGAAGTAAAAGAGTCTTTAGAAGATAAAGTTTCAATTATTAAAATTGATGTTGATAAAAACCAATCTTTAGCTGCAAAATATCAAGTTAGAGGGGTACCAACATTAGTTTTATACAAATCAGGTAAACAAGTTTGGAGACAATCAGGAGTAGTACAAAAAAAAGAGTTGGTTTCTATTATAAATAGTTTTTCTTAA